The following coding sequences are from one Natrarchaeobaculum sulfurireducens window:
- the map gene encoding type II methionyl aminopeptidase, producing MTESEVDLEATQYEKHREAGEILAQVREETADRVEVGASHLEIAEYAEDRIRELGGKPAFPVNISIDEEAAHATPSIDDETTFGEEMVNLDIGVHVDGWLADTAITVDLSGTPELAEASEQALEAAIEVVEPGVDTGDIGAEIEDVIDGYGYNPVVNLTGHGLGHWEQHTSPNIPNRAVSQGTTLEVGDVVAIEPFATDGGGKVTEGAKEEIYALEREGTVRNRQARQALEQITEEFRTLPFATRWLETDRAEMAVRRLKRNNVLHGYPVLKEDDGCLVSQKEHTVIVTEDGCEVTTKR from the coding sequence ATGACTGAATCCGAGGTGGACCTCGAGGCAACGCAGTACGAGAAACACCGCGAGGCGGGTGAGATCTTGGCCCAGGTACGCGAAGAGACCGCAGACCGTGTCGAGGTCGGGGCGAGCCACCTCGAAATCGCCGAGTATGCCGAAGATCGCATCCGCGAACTCGGCGGGAAGCCGGCGTTCCCGGTCAACATCTCGATCGACGAGGAGGCTGCCCACGCGACCCCGTCGATCGACGACGAGACGACCTTCGGCGAGGAGATGGTCAACCTCGATATCGGCGTCCACGTCGACGGCTGGCTCGCCGACACGGCGATCACGGTCGACCTCTCGGGAACCCCCGAACTCGCCGAAGCATCCGAACAGGCGCTCGAGGCTGCTATCGAGGTCGTCGAACCGGGCGTCGACACCGGCGACATCGGTGCCGAAATCGAGGACGTCATCGACGGCTACGGCTACAACCCCGTCGTCAACCTCACCGGTCACGGACTGGGCCACTGGGAACAACACACCAGCCCCAACATCCCGAATCGGGCGGTCTCCCAGGGGACGACCCTCGAGGTCGGCGACGTCGTCGCCATCGAGCCGTTCGCCACCGACGGCGGCGGGAAGGTCACCGAGGGTGCCAAAGAAGAGATCTACGCGCTCGAGCGTGAAGGCACCGTTCGGAACCGGCAGGCCCGCCAGGCGCTCGAGCAGATCACCGAGGAGTTCCGCACGCTGCCGTTCGCGACGCGCTGGCTCGAAACCGACCGCGCCGAGATGGCAGTGCGCCGGCTCAAGCGAAACAACGTCCTCCACGGCTACCCCGTCCTCAAAGAGGACGACGGCTGTCTCGTCAGCCAGAAAGAACACACGGTCATCGTCACCGAAGACGGCTGTGAAGTGACGACGAAGCGATAG
- a CDS encoding isoaspartyl peptidase/L-asparaginase gives MQVLVHGGAGTEPDDPETRRAVLEQAAADGAAESTTVDAVEAAVRVLESSPRFNAGVGGAVQSDGEIRTDAGIMTDDRAVGAACSMPGVEHAINVARVVMEETPHGFVSGEHAIRLAETYGIETGVDLWSERTRKRWAELDPATGVDAELEWIREQYGRSDPDGREDGDTSTEEPPADLDHDTVGAVAFDGESLAAATSTGGRWLALAGRVGDVPQVGSGFYCCPAAAVSATGAGEDIARVTLSRRVARHVERGLEASVAAELAIEEFAELTGSTAGVICIDARGTLGSAYNSTAMQTARASSGDD, from the coding sequence ATGCAGGTGCTCGTACACGGTGGCGCCGGAACCGAACCAGACGACCCCGAAACCAGACGAGCCGTTCTCGAGCAGGCGGCCGCCGACGGCGCGGCGGAATCGACCACGGTCGACGCGGTCGAGGCCGCCGTCAGGGTTCTCGAATCGTCGCCGCGGTTCAACGCTGGCGTGGGCGGCGCGGTCCAGAGCGACGGCGAGATCCGAACCGACGCGGGGATCATGACCGACGATCGCGCGGTCGGTGCAGCCTGTTCGATGCCCGGCGTCGAACACGCCATCAACGTCGCCCGTGTCGTCATGGAGGAGACCCCCCATGGCTTCGTCTCCGGCGAGCACGCCATCAGGCTAGCCGAAACGTACGGGATCGAGACCGGCGTCGACCTCTGGTCCGAGCGCACCCGCAAGCGGTGGGCTGAGCTTGATCCAGCGACGGGCGTCGACGCCGAACTCGAGTGGATCCGCGAGCAGTACGGACGGTCGGACCCGGACGGCCGCGAGGACGGTGACACGAGCACCGAAGAGCCCCCTGCAGACCTCGATCACGACACGGTCGGCGCGGTCGCTTTCGACGGAGAGTCGCTGGCTGCGGCGACCTCGACCGGTGGCCGATGGCTCGCGCTCGCGGGTCGCGTCGGCGACGTCCCGCAGGTCGGCTCCGGCTTTTATTGCTGTCCTGCGGCGGCGGTCAGCGCGACGGGAGCCGGCGAAGATATCGCCCGAGTCACCCTGTCACGCCGGGTCGCACGCCACGTCGAGCGTGGTCTCGAGGCCAGCGTGGCCGCCGAACTCGCCATCGAGGAGTTCGCCGAACTGACCGGCTCGACGGCTGGCGTTATCTGTATCGACGCACGTGGAACGCTGGGTTCGGCGTACAATAGCACCGCCATGCAGACCGCTCGAGCCTCGAGCGGCGACGACTGA
- a CDS encoding Nramp family divalent metal transporter → MASKSAEEVTEAADLTYPATDWRGFFANHFGPSMLWALISIGASHIVLAPTLGGHFGLWAIWVFAIIYLAKYGAWELGIRYNYGVGRNPVEAYGDLPGPGNWMQWFTVAVFTIAYSGITAAVGMSTAAFVAALTPLSFTWSFVVFVGLAGVLVFFTRYSLLEKILIGFTIALGVFILVAVLVGPPSADVIAATAFTSPDLTGPLFVGLFAAAAGFAPTGFSTSVLIGSWSMAKGDGAVELRENGLDPTDERYHDYIAQWIETGRRDFNIGYAFSFLLIVAMVVLASNVLYPEPPADDNLALTIGTIVSGSFGEWSYYAMVIGAFAALYSTVITLLDGASRATADTLPLALERPELDSERIRKAVVVGIVAVSCSVVVALGTVPVTFLIWISAILAITEILFYPANWYIVREHLPEAFQPSTGWVVYYVVSLVLVLLFGVMGAASEFGYV, encoded by the coding sequence ATGGCGAGTAAGTCCGCCGAGGAGGTGACCGAGGCGGCCGACCTCACCTATCCCGCGACCGACTGGCGGGGCTTCTTTGCGAACCACTTCGGGCCGTCGATGCTATGGGCGCTGATCAGCATCGGTGCCAGTCACATCGTGCTCGCACCGACGCTCGGCGGTCACTTCGGGCTGTGGGCGATCTGGGTGTTCGCGATCATCTACCTCGCAAAGTACGGCGCGTGGGAACTCGGCATCCGGTACAACTACGGCGTCGGGCGTAACCCCGTCGAGGCCTACGGCGACTTGCCGGGGCCGGGCAACTGGATGCAGTGGTTTACCGTCGCCGTGTTCACGATCGCCTACTCGGGGATTACGGCTGCCGTCGGCATGAGCACCGCGGCCTTCGTCGCGGCGTTGACGCCGCTGTCGTTCACCTGGTCGTTCGTCGTCTTCGTCGGCCTGGCGGGCGTACTCGTCTTTTTCACCCGCTACTCGCTGCTCGAGAAGATCCTGATCGGCTTCACCATCGCGCTCGGGGTATTCATCCTCGTCGCCGTGCTCGTCGGCCCGCCGTCGGCCGACGTAATCGCAGCGACGGCGTTTACCTCGCCGGACCTGACCGGGCCGCTGTTCGTCGGGCTGTTCGCGGCCGCGGCCGGGTTCGCCCCGACGGGGTTCAGCACGAGCGTCCTGATCGGAAGCTGGAGTATGGCGAAAGGCGACGGGGCCGTCGAACTCCGAGAGAACGGCCTCGATCCGACCGACGAACGGTACCACGACTACATCGCCCAGTGGATCGAGACTGGCCGCCGTGATTTCAACATCGGCTACGCGTTCAGCTTCCTGCTGATCGTCGCGATGGTCGTGCTGGCGTCGAACGTCCTGTATCCGGAGCCGCCGGCCGACGACAACCTTGCGCTGACGATCGGCACCATCGTCAGCGGCTCGTTCGGCGAGTGGTCGTACTACGCGATGGTGATCGGCGCGTTCGCAGCGCTGTACTCGACGGTCATCACGCTGCTCGATGGTGCCTCGCGGGCGACTGCCGACACGCTGCCGCTGGCGCTCGAGCGCCCCGAACTGGACAGCGAGCGGATCAGAAAAGCCGTCGTCGTCGGGATCGTCGCCGTCAGTTGTTCAGTCGTCGTGGCGCTGGGAACGGTTCCCGTCACCTTCCTGATCTGGATCTCGGCGATCCTGGCGATCACCGAGATTCTGTTCTATCCGGCGAACTGGTACATCGTCCGTGAACATCTCCCCGAGGCGTTCCAGCCATCGACTGGGTGGGTCGTCTACTACGTCGTGAGCCTGGTGCTCGTGTTGCTTTTCGGGGTCATGGGGGCCGCCTCGGAGTTCGGCTACGTCTAG
- the icd gene encoding isocitrate dehydrogenase (NADP(+)) codes for MSYDKIEVPEEGEKITLKADSETELEVPDNPIIPIIYGDGVGSDVGPAAQKVLGAAAEATGREINWMRVYAGESAREMYDENLPEETVEAIKDHRVAIKGPLTTPVGAGFRSLNVGLRKLLDLYANVRPTYHLDGVPSPVKEPEKMDMVTFRENTEDVYAGIEWEAGTDEVEQVKAFVEDEMGATGVIHDGPVGIGVKPITEFGTKRLVREAIDYALENDRDSVTLVHKGNIMKFTEGQFRDWGYEVAEEEYGDEVITEDTLWEERDGEAPEDAVVVNDRIADNMLQQILTRTDEYDVVATMNLNGDYMSDACGAQIGGLGIAPGGNFGEGRMLAEPVHGSAPKYEGQDKVNPTAMILSGRMMLEYMGWHDAADLVRDAVEETISSGKVTYDLERQLEDAEKLATSEFADEVVANIEKLA; via the coding sequence ATGAGCTACGACAAGATCGAAGTCCCCGAAGAGGGAGAAAAGATCACGCTGAAAGCGGATTCCGAGACCGAACTCGAGGTCCCCGACAACCCGATCATCCCGATTATCTACGGTGACGGTGTCGGAAGCGACGTCGGTCCGGCCGCCCAGAAGGTCCTCGGCGCTGCCGCAGAAGCTACCGGCCGCGAGATCAACTGGATGCGCGTCTACGCTGGCGAGTCCGCCCGCGAGATGTACGACGAGAACCTGCCAGAGGAGACCGTCGAGGCGATCAAAGACCACCGCGTCGCCATCAAGGGTCCGCTGACGACGCCCGTCGGCGCTGGCTTCCGCTCGCTGAACGTCGGGCTGCGCAAGCTGCTCGACCTCTACGCGAACGTCCGCCCGACCTACCACTTAGACGGCGTTCCGTCCCCCGTCAAAGAGCCCGAGAAGATGGACATGGTCACCTTCCGTGAGAACACGGAGGACGTCTACGCCGGCATCGAGTGGGAAGCCGGCACCGACGAAGTCGAGCAAGTCAAGGCGTTCGTCGAAGACGAGATGGGCGCAACGGGCGTCATCCACGACGGCCCCGTCGGCATCGGCGTCAAGCCGATCACCGAGTTCGGAACGAAGCGACTCGTCCGCGAGGCCATCGACTACGCCCTCGAGAACGACCGTGACTCCGTGACGCTGGTCCACAAGGGGAACATCATGAAGTTCACCGAAGGCCAGTTCCGCGACTGGGGCTACGAGGTCGCCGAAGAGGAGTACGGCGACGAGGTCATCACCGAGGACACTCTCTGGGAAGAGCGAGACGGCGAAGCGCCAGAAGACGCCGTCGTCGTCAACGACCGCATCGCGGACAACATGCTCCAGCAGATTCTGACCCGCACCGACGAGTACGACGTCGTCGCGACGATGAACTTAAACGGTGACTACATGTCCGACGCCTGTGGTGCCCAGATCGGTGGCCTCGGCATCGCCCCCGGTGGCAACTTCGGCGAGGGCCGCATGCTCGCCGAACCCGTCCACGGTTCGGCACCCAAGTACGAAGGCCAGGACAAGGTCAACCCAACCGCGATGATCCTCTCGGGGCGCATGATGCTCGAGTACATGGGCTGGCACGACGCTGCCGACCTCGTCCGGGACGCCGTCGAGGAGACCATCTCCTCCGGGAAGGTCACCTACGACCTCGAACGACAACTCGAGGACGCCGAGAAACTCGCCACCAGCGAGTTCGCAGACGAAGTCGTCGCGAATATCGAGAAGCTCGCATAA